The genomic region CAAACCAATCTCCTCAACCTTTAACTTTATGTCTCTCTGAATCTCGCCTTCCAATAAACTTATAAGTAAAAAATTGATTAATCTTTTAAAATGTAAAATGAGAATTTCTCTTATAATCTCTGAGGAAAATAAAGCATTGGAAAGGGATATTTCCAGGTTAATTGACGTTAACGCCTTCTACATGAGATACTACCCAGGTCATGGTGAAACCCCCAAGGAGAGAAGAAGAATGTTCCAGGAGCTCTCCAAGATGAAGGCGGAGATAGAGAAGGCTGACCTTATCATATACGCGAGATCCTACGGTGTATTCTCAAGTGAAGGATGGAAACTACTTCACTCATTCTTCTCGAAACCTGTGATCATCTCCACCGAGGAGATAGCGAAACGCGTTAGGGAAAAGAGGGTTTTCCTTGTGTCACCGTACAATCAGTACAGGCATGACTACGAGGTCAAATGGCTGAGAGAGTTTAGTAAGGTAGTAGGTTCAGTGGCTCTGGGAAGAACAGGTGGAGATGCAATATCGAGCACTCCTCCTCACCTTGTAGAGAGCTCTGTGAAGATAGGCCACGA from Metallosphaera sedula DSM 5348 harbors:
- a CDS encoding maleate cis-trans isomerase, coding for MRISLIISEENKALERDISRLIDVNAFYMRYYPGHGETPKERRRMFQELSKMKAEIEKADLIIYARSYGVFSSEGWKLLHSFFSKPVIISTEEIAKRVREKRVFLVSPYNQYRHDYEVKWLREFSKVVGSVALGRTGGDAISSTPPHLVESSVKIGHENPEAEIVYVACTILSTLPYLDRLKGGKPVITASSVLIEGVKWDG